A single genomic interval of Streptomyces graminofaciens harbors:
- a CDS encoding transposase family protein: MPADASSAIPLALDQLREHLDVGAGEVPGLLERLTQVPDPRDPRGVRHALSVVLALTACAVLTGATSLLAVGEWIEDAPPQVLEGLGVCPDPVLPRRLVPAEATVRRLLTRIDGDALDRAVGGWLADRRPASAGLRGLSVDGKGGARPGREL; encoded by the coding sequence GTGCCTGCCGACGCATCATCCGCGATCCCGCTCGCCCTTGACCAGCTCCGAGAGCATCTCGACGTCGGCGCCGGCGAGGTGCCCGGCCTGCTGGAGCGGCTGACCCAGGTGCCGGACCCGCGCGATCCGCGCGGAGTGCGGCACGCCCTGTCCGTCGTCCTCGCGCTGACCGCGTGCGCGGTGCTGACGGGGGCGACCTCGCTGCTGGCAGTCGGCGAGTGGATCGAGGACGCGCCACCGCAGGTACTTGAGGGACTCGGCGTGTGCCCTGATCCGGTGCTGCCTCGGCGGCTGGTCCCGGCCGAGGCGACGGTCCGCCGGCTGCTGACCCGCATCGACGGAGACGCCCTGGACCGGGCGGTGGGCGGATGGCTTGCCGATCGTCGGCCTGCGAGCGCCGGGCTGCGCGGACTGTCCGTGGACGGCAAGGGCGGGGCGCGGCCGGGCCGGGAACTGTGA
- a CDS encoding CoA transferase gives MVGSIWFLAACGAEVLRVDRPGSDESSGVLGRGSDIMLGKRWALLDLRTADGRERFLQLLSEADVLVHGYRPGGLDSLVAPEVRAAVRPGLVEVALNAYGWTGPWKDRRGFDTLVQYSSGLADATTAWALADAEHRTPINALGRLVDADRPRHLPVEALDFATGYQIAAAAIRGLTRRVTTGEGSVSRLSLARTAAMLVGAGHVAEEPEIRLPLDGPYEDRVHVSGDGRPVKRLAFPVDVEGTPLFWERPFEAAGSSGPTWCTTA, from the coding sequence GTGGTTGGTTCGATCTGGTTCCTGGCGGCCTGCGGCGCCGAAGTGCTGCGAGTCGACCGTCCCGGCTCGGACGAGAGCAGCGGCGTCCTCGGGCGGGGCAGCGACATCATGCTGGGCAAGCGGTGGGCGCTCCTCGACCTGCGGACCGCGGACGGACGGGAGCGATTCCTCCAACTGCTGTCCGAGGCGGACGTGCTCGTCCACGGGTATCGCCCCGGGGGACTGGACAGCCTCGTCGCCCCCGAGGTCCGGGCCGCCGTACGGCCCGGCCTGGTGGAAGTGGCGCTCAACGCGTACGGCTGGACAGGTCCCTGGAAGGACCGCAGAGGCTTCGACACCCTCGTGCAGTACAGCAGCGGTCTCGCCGACGCGACGACGGCCTGGGCGCTCGCCGACGCGGAGCACAGGACACCGATCAACGCGCTCGGCCGGCTGGTCGACGCCGACCGGCCCCGTCACCTGCCCGTCGAGGCACTCGATTTCGCCACCGGATACCAGATCGCCGCAGCCGCGATCCGGGGACTGACGCGGAGGGTGACCACGGGCGAAGGCTCGGTCTCCCGGCTCTCACTCGCCCGGACCGCGGCGATGCTGGTCGGCGCGGGCCACGTCGCCGAGGAACCGGAGATCCGGCTGCCGCTCGACGGGCCCTACGAGGACCGCGTCCACGTCAGCGGTGACGGCCGTCCGGTGAAACGGCTCGCGTTCCCCGTCGACGTCGAGGGAACGCCGCTGTTCTGGGAGCGGCCGTTCGAAGCGGCGGGCTCTTCCGGGCCGACATGGTGCACCACGGCTTGA
- a CDS encoding cytochrome P450, whose protein sequence is MSLTIEEASALFPWNDEKFRADPYPAYERARAIAPVHRTTENTYVVLNHADTTHNAKLPCMRIAEPPSFATVGEHPHPWTAFDNTVLSKDAPEHTRMRRLTNRWLTPKMIGTWARLTHDFTVEALGRLAPGEVVDAHFDLGVMPTHLTMCRILDMPVGDVEGMFWALWDAMLINATAPGEGIHARSLAGMNFMFAETERYVREKQTAEEPGNGLVDELLAAHGRGELTWREVLETTVLLYMSGGPNPAYLIGAGFKLFAERPDLMAEFREKPEIRDAFINELARLNPVELIITRFPNEDIEIQGVHIPAGSCIKYPIGAANRDPAIFENPNEFDHNRPPEASRNLTFGLGTHACAGQLLARAETSVILGLIAERYSSVELAGDPLEVRTDRLVAFDKLPVRLS, encoded by the coding sequence ATGAGCTTGACCATCGAGGAAGCCTCGGCGCTGTTCCCGTGGAACGACGAGAAATTCCGGGCCGACCCGTACCCGGCGTACGAGCGGGCCCGTGCGATCGCGCCCGTGCACCGGACGACGGAGAACACGTACGTGGTGCTGAACCACGCGGACACCACGCACAACGCGAAACTGCCGTGCATGCGCATAGCGGAGCCGCCGTCGTTCGCCACCGTCGGCGAACACCCTCATCCATGGACCGCGTTCGACAACACGGTCCTGTCGAAGGACGCACCGGAGCACACCCGGATGCGGCGGCTGACGAACCGTTGGCTGACACCGAAGATGATCGGCACATGGGCGCGGTTGACGCATGACTTCACCGTCGAGGCGCTCGGCAGGCTCGCCCCGGGCGAGGTGGTGGACGCCCACTTCGACCTGGGCGTGATGCCGACCCATCTGACGATGTGCCGCATCCTCGACATGCCCGTGGGTGACGTGGAGGGGATGTTCTGGGCCCTGTGGGACGCGATGCTCATCAACGCGACCGCACCGGGCGAGGGCATCCACGCGAGGTCGCTGGCCGGGATGAACTTCATGTTTGCCGAGACCGAGCGGTACGTACGGGAGAAGCAGACCGCCGAGGAGCCCGGAAACGGTCTGGTCGACGAGCTGCTCGCGGCCCACGGGCGCGGCGAGCTCACCTGGCGCGAGGTCCTGGAGACCACGGTGCTGCTCTACATGTCGGGCGGCCCGAACCCCGCCTATCTCATCGGTGCCGGCTTCAAGCTGTTCGCCGAACGGCCGGACCTGATGGCCGAGTTCAGGGAGAAGCCGGAGATCCGGGACGCGTTCATCAACGAGCTGGCGCGACTGAACCCGGTCGAACTCATCATCACCCGGTTCCCGAACGAGGACATCGAGATCCAGGGCGTGCACATCCCTGCGGGTTCGTGCATCAAGTACCCGATCGGGGCCGCGAACCGGGACCCGGCGATCTTCGAGAACCCCAACGAGTTCGACCACAACCGGCCACCGGAGGCGAGCCGGAACCTGACGTTCGGGCTCGGTACCCACGCGTGTGCCGGGCAGTTGCTGGCGCGGGCCGAAACCAGCGTGATCCTCGGCCTCATCGCCGAGCGGTACTCCTCGGTCGAGCTCGCCGGCGATCCGCTGGAGGTCCGCACCGACCGTCTGGTCGCGTTCGACAAGCTGCCTGTCCGGCTCTCCTGA
- a CDS encoding dihydrofolate reductase family protein: MRKLIYGMNLSLDGYIAAPGDDIGWGVPSDELFQFWSDQLQATDLSLYGRKLWQTMSSYWPTGDQRPNATPAEIEFARRWRDMSKVVFSSTIDKVDWNTRLVTGDAVAEITRLKAEDGGPMDIGGATLAGAAMRAGLIDEYVLATAPVLVGGGTPFFTALDNWVNLNLVETRTFPDGVVLTRYETRR, encoded by the coding sequence ATGCGGAAACTGATCTACGGCATGAACCTGAGCCTGGACGGCTACATCGCCGCGCCCGGCGACGACATCGGCTGGGGCGTGCCGAGCGACGAGCTGTTCCAGTTTTGGTCCGACCAGTTGCAGGCGACCGACCTGTCGCTGTACGGGCGCAAGCTGTGGCAGACGATGAGCTCCTACTGGCCGACCGGCGACCAGCGGCCCAACGCCACCCCGGCGGAGATCGAGTTCGCGCGCCGCTGGCGGGACATGTCGAAGGTGGTGTTCTCCTCGACGATCGACAAGGTCGACTGGAACACCCGCCTGGTCACCGGCGACGCGGTCGCCGAGATCACCCGGCTCAAGGCCGAGGACGGCGGCCCGATGGACATCGGCGGCGCGACGCTCGCCGGGGCGGCCATGCGGGCCGGGCTGATTGACGAGTACGTGCTGGCCACCGCGCCGGTTCTGGTGGGCGGCGGCACGCCGTTCTTCACCGCGCTGGACAACTGGGTGAACCTGAACCTGGTGGAGACGCGGACGTTTCCCGACGGCGTGGTCCTGACCAGGTACGAGACGAGGCGCTGA
- a CDS encoding flavodoxin domain-containing protein yields the protein MTVVHVLYGTESGNAEMVADDIAAAFGDQGYETVTAELTDVDVSDLAAMEIAVFVSSTYGEGGLPETAAPFHDALLTERPDLSGVRFAAFGLGDSIYETFNNAIETIRAALLELGAEQIGTTAKHDAASTTPATELADAWARELLTLMPA from the coding sequence ATGACTGTCGTCCATGTCCTGTACGGGACCGAGTCGGGCAACGCGGAGATGGTCGCCGACGACATCGCCGCCGCGTTCGGCGACCAGGGGTACGAGACGGTGACCGCGGAACTGACCGATGTCGATGTGTCCGACCTGGCGGCCATGGAGATCGCGGTGTTCGTGAGTTCCACCTACGGGGAGGGCGGTCTGCCCGAGACGGCGGCGCCGTTCCACGACGCGCTCCTGACGGAGCGCCCGGACCTGTCCGGGGTGCGGTTCGCGGCGTTCGGGCTCGGCGACAGCATCTACGAGACGTTCAACAACGCCATCGAGACCATCCGTGCGGCGCTGCTGGAGCTCGGCGCGGAGCAGATCGGAACCACGGCCAAGCACGACGCCGCGTCGACGACCCCTGCCACGGAGCTCGCCGACGCATGGGCCCGGGAGCTCCTGACCCTGATGCCCGCCTGA
- a CDS encoding FAD-dependent oxidoreductase, translating into MRTPAETAPNRPAAAVDNGLPLQVAVIGAGPSGCYAAQALRKGQPDIEIAVFDALPTPFGLVRYGIAPDHQGAKAVSRQFERLFGQPGVEFVGNVSVGTDVSLEALLENFHAVVLATGLGTDRRLGIDQDPDARVIGAGDLIRLLNSDPDARLRHRHGGPESLGSEVVILGTGNVSADVARLLSKSDLDFIASDVDDDALRAVAPNPVRTIHILGRCEPHAAKWDASMVKELAEIVGVHLSVDGVPLLGEPAASPRTTVSVRFQHVPISVRRLDGRVRVTTRRAGDSALVDHLDADTVITALGFDPSPAQSAQFGGVEASNVFRVGGPATGRLGNLAENRKLAADAAKGVLEFLRGQEPLHRTGLVGLRDRLPASVVSFEAWQRIDGAEVRRARPDRCRTKFTTRDELLAAAAGSGALVSIPTATPEAIDTTGEVK; encoded by the coding sequence ATGAGAACTCCGGCAGAGACAGCCCCGAACCGACCGGCCGCCGCCGTCGACAACGGGCTTCCGCTCCAGGTCGCGGTCATCGGCGCCGGCCCCAGCGGGTGCTACGCGGCCCAGGCTCTGCGCAAGGGACAGCCGGACATCGAGATCGCGGTCTTCGACGCGCTGCCGACGCCGTTCGGACTGGTCCGGTACGGCATCGCGCCGGACCACCAGGGCGCCAAGGCGGTGTCGCGCCAGTTCGAGCGGCTCTTCGGGCAGCCAGGTGTGGAGTTCGTCGGCAACGTGTCCGTGGGGACCGACGTGAGCCTCGAAGCGCTCCTGGAGAACTTCCACGCCGTCGTGCTGGCCACCGGGCTGGGGACGGACAGGCGACTGGGCATCGACCAGGATCCGGACGCTCGCGTCATCGGCGCCGGTGACCTGATCCGGTTGCTGAACTCCGATCCGGACGCCCGCCTGCGTCACCGGCACGGCGGCCCGGAGAGCCTGGGGTCCGAGGTCGTCATCCTCGGTACCGGAAACGTCTCGGCGGATGTCGCACGGCTGCTGTCCAAGTCCGACCTCGACTTCATCGCGTCGGACGTCGACGACGACGCACTGCGCGCAGTGGCGCCGAACCCGGTGCGAACCATCCACATCCTGGGGAGGTGTGAGCCGCATGCGGCGAAGTGGGATGCGTCGATGGTCAAGGAACTCGCCGAGATCGTCGGTGTTCATCTCAGCGTTGACGGCGTACCGCTGCTCGGCGAACCCGCGGCCTCTCCGCGTACGACGGTGAGCGTGCGGTTCCAGCACGTTCCGATCTCTGTTCGGCGGCTCGACGGCCGGGTCCGTGTGACGACACGTCGTGCGGGGGACAGTGCGCTGGTCGACCACCTCGACGCCGACACCGTGATCACGGCGCTCGGCTTCGACCCCTCTCCGGCGCAGTCGGCGCAGTTCGGTGGCGTCGAGGCGTCGAACGTGTTCCGGGTGGGTGGTCCCGCTACCGGCCGACTGGGAAATCTGGCGGAGAACCGGAAGCTCGCCGCAGACGCGGCGAAGGGCGTCCTCGAGTTCCTGCGTGGTCAGGAACCGCTGCACCGTACGGGCCTGGTCGGGCTCCGCGACCGCCTGCCGGCCTCGGTGGTGAGTTTCGAGGCGTGGCAGCGCATAGACGGTGCCGAGGTGCGACGCGCCCGGCCTGACAGGTGCCGAACCAAGTTCACGACCAGGGACGAACTCCTCGCTGCGGCGGCGGGCTCCGGTGCCCTGGTTTCCATCCCGACGGCCACGCCTGAGGCCATCGACACCACAGGAGAAGTGAAATGA
- a CDS encoding APC family permease — protein sequence MAEVVEEPRRLQGNMGVGELAMSVLAFSAPLTTVAGFIPVLLMFGGKTGPAIYIVATVILMVFCVGFTLMGRTVPNPGGFYAFVTQGLGRPAGLGGAFLATFGYFMIGFFAPPFFAITVQSYVEKNLHGPHISWGWYALAIVAVTTALAYRRIDLSAKVLTAVMVLEVIVVIVFDIASFVHGAPSGTGGAALSLPWVTDPNIGLALLFVVGNFFGFEATVIFREEVKDPDKTIPRATYLSVAGIGVFYALAAWAYIAYTGANKAQAAATANTGGMFTDALTVLVGKTVVDIVTILLLTSILASMLSIHNVTARYMYSLGTDGVLPTALGKVHPKHGSPYVSASIIGALWAVGVVLFVALGTDPNVLYARASGIGSFAIVLLLFAASVAVFVYFRRNPSQEPAWKTAASPLLAAIGIGVVAYLAVTNYADLLGGSGFVTSFFLVFTFALFPIGLCVARVLRGRRPEVYQRIGRQEL from the coding sequence ATGGCTGAAGTCGTGGAGGAGCCGCGGCGTCTGCAGGGCAACATGGGCGTCGGTGAGCTCGCCATGAGCGTGCTCGCGTTCTCCGCACCCCTGACCACGGTGGCGGGCTTCATCCCGGTGCTGCTGATGTTCGGCGGCAAGACGGGGCCGGCGATCTACATCGTGGCGACGGTCATACTCATGGTCTTCTGTGTCGGCTTCACCCTCATGGGCCGCACCGTTCCGAACCCGGGCGGCTTCTACGCCTTCGTGACCCAGGGTCTCGGACGCCCGGCCGGACTGGGCGGCGCGTTCCTGGCGACGTTCGGCTACTTCATGATCGGGTTCTTCGCCCCGCCGTTCTTCGCCATCACCGTCCAGAGCTACGTGGAGAAGAACCTCCACGGTCCGCACATCTCGTGGGGCTGGTACGCGCTGGCGATCGTCGCGGTGACCACCGCGCTGGCCTACCGGCGCATCGACCTCTCCGCGAAGGTGCTGACCGCGGTGATGGTGCTCGAAGTGATCGTCGTGATCGTCTTCGACATCGCGTCGTTCGTCCATGGAGCCCCGTCCGGCACCGGGGGTGCCGCCCTGAGCCTGCCGTGGGTCACCGACCCCAACATCGGTCTCGCGCTCCTGTTCGTGGTCGGCAACTTCTTCGGGTTCGAGGCGACCGTCATCTTCCGCGAGGAGGTGAAGGACCCCGACAAGACCATCCCTCGGGCCACCTACCTGTCCGTGGCGGGCATCGGCGTCTTCTACGCCCTGGCCGCGTGGGCCTACATCGCCTACACAGGCGCGAACAAGGCGCAGGCGGCCGCGACGGCCAACACCGGCGGGATGTTCACCGACGCGCTGACCGTACTGGTCGGCAAGACCGTGGTCGACATCGTCACCATTCTGCTGCTGACCTCGATCCTGGCGTCGATGCTGTCCATCCACAACGTCACAGCGCGCTACATGTACTCCCTCGGTACCGACGGTGTGTTGCCGACGGCCCTGGGCAAGGTGCACCCCAAGCACGGGTCGCCGTACGTGTCGGCGTCCATCATCGGCGCACTGTGGGCCGTCGGTGTGGTCCTCTTCGTGGCGCTGGGCACCGACCCGAACGTGCTGTACGCCCGGGCGTCCGGCATCGGTTCCTTCGCGATCGTGCTGCTCCTGTTCGCGGCGAGCGTGGCGGTGTTCGTCTACTTCCGCCGCAACCCGTCACAGGAACCCGCGTGGAAGACCGCCGCCTCACCGCTCCTGGCGGCCATCGGGATCGGTGTGGTGGCGTATCTCGCGGTGACGAACTACGCGGATCTGCTCGGTGGTTCGGGCTTCGTCACGTCGTTCTTCCTGGTCTTCACCTTCGCGCTGTTCCCGATCGGGCTGTGCGTCGCGCGAGTCCTGCGGGGCCGGCGTCCCGAGGTGTACCAGCGCATCGGTCGCCAGGAGCTGTGA